The genome window TAGCGTCTAATTGCCCAACTTTTGTGCGAGCTGCATTAAATCCGTAGATGCTAAACCGCCAATCGTACCACCAAGCTCTGTACTCTGGCCAATCGTTTAAAAACCAAACTGGCAAAGCATCGAGATTTTTTTGTGCCTCTTTGACTTTTTGTTCCCCTCGATGCAAGTCAGCAGGACTGGTGGGGTTTTCAATCAATTGTTCAGCTTGTTCAACTGAGGTAATGGCTTGCCGATAGTTAGCTTCCATATTCATGTAGCTGGGTAATAAGAGTATGGGAGCTTTTTGTGCCACCGGACGACGAATCACTGGATAAGGCAAGTTGGCCACCCAAACCACACCAACAGGAACACCCAGAAGTATCCCCATCCAGATGATTTTGCTCAGTACACCCGGCTTGGCTTTTTGAGGTACGGGTTGCTTATGAGGATAGGTGGCGTGGTACTGTGCCTCTACTTCTCTCTCCAGCTCGGCAAATGATTTTGAGGCTGGCGGAGACGGTATCGATGGCTTGAGTATTACTGGCTGCTTACTTTTAAGCGATGGATCGACTCCAGAGATGTTCTGAGCTTTTCTGAACGGGAATTTGAAAGGCAAATTGAAACCAGCCATAAAATTTACCACATCACTATTTCTAGTATTCCCCTAGGGGGATGCGATCTAACAGCGGTATGGATATTTGGATACCTAATCAGTTTTTATGCATTGAACTGGCACAAGCAGGACGGGCAATCCTTGCCATTCCATTAGAAATCTCTGGCTGTTGAAGCCTCTGTTGTGAGCTGATTGTGCGCTTAGCTCAGGGGGTATGCCAAAAGGAGTCGTCAGGGTTGCAGGTAGAAGCGGTCAAAACTAAGCACTTCTCGGTTCGATATAGCCTTGAATGGCCTCCGGTTCAAATTGGCGGAGAATCGGGGTTGCTTGCTCAGTCAAATGGGCGGCACCTCTGACAACAATCAGGTATTTGCCTTCATTGAGCCGATTTCGGTAAGGCAAGGCATCTCCATCACCGAAGATTAAGCCAACACCGCCACCGACAAATAAGCTACCCATGGCACCAGCGATCGCACCAAATATTCCGCCAATAATATGGTTACCCAGGCTACCCGCCCACTCCACGATTTCTATCCGCGTTTGCAGATTAAAGGCAAAACCGGCGAAGAATCCAAAAGGAATCGTCCAGATAGCAAGCCTCAGCGCTTGCTTTTTTGCCTCTGATTTGGGGTCAATTAAACCCAATTCATCAGCGCTTTTGTACCCTTTACCCAAAATAGAGACTTTATCCATCGGTAAACCTTCGCGCTCTAAGGCGGAGTAAGCTTCTTCGGCCTCAATGCGGTTTTTGAGTACAGCGATTAGATAGTTCATGGGTTTATTAACGATTCAATACATTTTTGGATTATAGGTAGGATAACAGCGCTACTGCCTACTGCCTACTGCCTACTGCCTTTTGCCTACTGCCTTTTGCCTACTGCCTTTTGCCTACTGCCTTCTGCTATAAGTTCAGCCCCTGGTTGATGGAAATTGAAAAACTTTGAGACGAATAGCCTTGTATTGACAGCTTTACAGTTACAATGACCTTCGTCAGTCAATTCTCCTCATTGTGGGAAAATTGCAGGGTTGTATCAACAGACTGCCCTTAAATTTAACCGTTAACCGCTATTCCAGGTCTGTTGTCTGTAGCGCTCATTGTTTTGGATGGGGTTCGCTCATGAGAATAGCGGTGTGTTCTTGTTCTTGTGTAGCCCACTTTCCTCCATCTGCTGGTAATGTCTAAGGTTCTCGTCTCTGACCCAATTGACCAAGCTGGTATTGATATCCTCTCTCAAGTTGCTCAGGTTGATGTCAAAACCAATCTCTCGCCTGAGGAACTGGTTGGGATTATTCCAGAATATGATGCCCTAATGATTCGCTCTGGTACCCGTGTGACCCAGGAGATCATTGAGGCGGGCAAACAACTCAAGATTATTGGACGTGCTGGCGTTGGGGTGGATAATGTCGATGTCCCAGCCGCCACTCGTCAAGGAATTGTTGTCGTTAACTCTCCCGAAGGAAACACGATCGCGGCGGCTGAACACGCCCTGGCCATGATGCTGTCTCTTTCGCGCCACATCCCGGATGCCAATCAATCCGTCAAAAGCCATCAGTGGGATCGCAAGAGCTTCATTGGAGCCGAAGTTTATAAGAAAACCCTGGGCGTGGTTGGCTTAGGGAAAATTGGCTCCCATGTGGCGACGGTAGCCAGAGCTATGGGCATGAAGTTACTCGCTTATGATCCCTTCATTTCTATCGAACGAGCCGAGCAACTCGGCTGTCGTGTTGTAGAGCTGGATGTATTGCTGCGGGAAGCCGATTACATCACCCTGCACATGCCGAAGACAGCGGAAACCACTCATTTAATCAATGCTGAGGCGCTGGCGAAGATGAAGCCCACGGCTAGGGTGGTCAACTGTGCTAGAGGTGGCATTGTTGACGAACAGGCTCTTTATGAAGCCTTAAAAGCGGGGCGAATTGCAGGAGCAGCCTTGGACGTGTTTGAGTCAGAACCCATCGGAGACTCGCCGCTCTTGTCGATCGGAAAAGAGATGATTCTGACCCCCCATTTGGGAGCCTCCACCGCCGAAGCGCAAGTGAATGTCGCAATTGATGTGGCGGAACAAATTCGTGACGTGCTGTTGGGCTTACCCGCACGCTCAGCGGTGAACATTCCAGGGCTGTCCCCCAACGTCCTGGAAGAACTCAGACCCTACATGCAGTTGGCGGAAACTCTAGGCAACTTGGTTGGTCAACTGGCAGGGGGACGAATTGAGATGCTCAACGTGCGAATGCAAGGCGAATTAGCGACAAATAATAGTCAACCTTTAGTCGTTGCAGCTCTCAAAGGGTTGCTGTCCCAAGCTCTACGA of Microcoleus sp. AS-A8 contains these proteins:
- the serA gene encoding phosphoglycerate dehydrogenase; translation: MSKVLVSDPIDQAGIDILSQVAQVDVKTNLSPEELVGIIPEYDALMIRSGTRVTQEIIEAGKQLKIIGRAGVGVDNVDVPAATRQGIVVVNSPEGNTIAAAEHALAMMLSLSRHIPDANQSVKSHQWDRKSFIGAEVYKKTLGVVGLGKIGSHVATVARAMGMKLLAYDPFISIERAEQLGCRVVELDVLLREADYITLHMPKTAETTHLINAEALAKMKPTARVVNCARGGIVDEQALYEALKAGRIAGAALDVFESEPIGDSPLLSIGKEMILTPHLGASTAEAQVNVAIDVAEQIRDVLLGLPARSAVNIPGLSPNVLEELRPYMQLAETLGNLVGQLAGGRIEMLNVRMQGELATNNSQPLVVAALKGLLSQALRERVNYVNATIEAKERGIRVIETRDASIRDYSGGSLQLSAIGTLGEHSVTGALLGDGEIHITSIDGFPVNVPPNRYMVFTLHRDMPGIIGKIGSLLGSFNVNIASMQVGRKIVRGDAVMVLSIDDPLPEGVLDEITKVPGIRDAYTVAL